The Vibrio tarriae genome includes the window CATGTATTCGGAGCGGCCAAGCACTAAGTCGGTCACTGGATGGTGATCGAAAAACTCCTGCTTTTGGTATTCAGTAAAGCTTTCGAGCTGCTGCTTTAAGCTCTCTACCGTCAGTTGGGGTTCTTGAAATGTGATAGGGGATTGATACGGCATAGCGCGTCCATGCAAGCGTTAACACGAATGGAGCCAATCTAGCAGATGGCGACGGATAAAAAAATATCCCTGACCAGCAGGGATATTTTCAATCGAAGGTAAACTTAGGCGTTATTCAAGATGCGTGGCAGGCTTTCTTCACTGCGTAGCGTCAGGATTTCACAGCCTGTTGCAGTGACCAAAATCGTGTGTTCCCACTGGGCAGATTTTTTGCCATCGGCGGTGTAGACCGTCCAGCTATCTTCATCATCAAGACGGCAGCCAAATTTACCGGCGTTAATCATGGGCTCAATGGTGAAAATCATCCCTTCACGCAGCACGGTGCGGTCACTGTTTTTGTAGTGCACCACTTGTGGCTCTTCATGGAACTCAGCACCAATGCCGTGACCACAGTAATCACGCACGATAGAGAATTTAAAGCGCGGGTTGTTTTTGTTGTTGGCCTTGATGTGTTTTTCAATCGTGGTGCCAATTTCGCCCAATTGAACGCCCGGCTTGACCTGTTTAAGTGCGAGGTAAAGACACTCTTGCGCCACATGACACAGGCGCTTGTCTTCAATCGACACATCGCCAATCAAAAACATTTTTGAGGTATCGCCGTGGTAGCCGTCTTTGATAACCGTAATATCGATATTAAGGATGTCACCATCACGCAGTACCGCAGGACGTTGGATCTGACCAAAATAAGTATCTTCACTGGCAGGAATGCCGTGGCAGACAATGTGGTTGATCGACGTGCAGATCGATTTTGGAAAACCGTGATAATTCAGTGGTGCCGGAATCGCGCCTTGAACTTCAGTAATGTACTTATGACATA containing:
- the map gene encoding type I methionyl aminopeptidase; this translates as MSIKIKNAVEIEKMRVAGRLAAEVLEMIEPHVKAGVTTEELDQICHKYITEVQGAIPAPLNYHGFPKSICTSINHIVCHGIPASEDTYFGQIQRPAVLRDGDILNIDITVIKDGYHGDTSKMFLIGDVSIEDKRLCHVAQECLYLALKQVKPGVQLGEIGTTIEKHIKANNKNNPRFKFSIVRDYCGHGIGAEFHEEPQVVHYKNSDRTVLREGMIFTIEPMINAGKFGCRLDDEDSWTVYTADGKKSAQWEHTILVTATGCEILTLRSEESLPRILNNA